The Buteo buteo chromosome 33, bButBut1.hap1.1, whole genome shotgun sequence genome includes a window with the following:
- the LOC142026388 gene encoding ubiquitin carboxyl-terminal hydrolase 42-like, translating into MGNDSFIAKEMAPQQRILFPPEKIRMDWQQRQRAGAGLHNLGNTCFVNSVLQCLTYTAPLANYLLSRCQQDFCMMCIMEAHVNEVLHSSDSAIQPSAVINVLTREDFQLGRQEDAHEFLHYTVDAMQTACLSGSSELGMSSQATTIIHQTFGGFLRSRVTCLSCKAVSDSYEAFLDVPLDIKAASSVTAALEDFVRPEQLDGENCFKCSKCDKMVAASKGFTVHCAPKVLTVCLKKFEDCTGRKISKVVEYPEYLDLQPYMSQTAGEVLLYSLYAVLVHRGDSCRAGHYLCYTKVSHRYLEGQIKNPLEINPRETTCFATRTSSDAILDLGRVEKKSKVNPDVKTLHYGPGQLFIHLAGDGICAGLVFPERVLRSFVIPSFALCSGEERWP; encoded by the exons ATGGGGAACGACTCCT TCATTGCCAAGGAAATGGCTCCACAACAAAGGATCCTCTTTCCCCCGGAGAAGATTCGCATGGATTGGCAGCAAAGACAGAGAGCTGGAGCGGGACTGCACAACCTGGGCAATACGTGCTTCGTCAACTCCGTCCTGCAGTGCCTGACGTACACAGCCCCTCTGGCCAACTACCTGCTCTCTC GTTGTCAGCAAGACTTCTGCATGATGTGCATAATGGAAGCGCACGTTAACGAGGTCCTGCATTCCTCGGACAGTGCCATCCAGCCTAGCGCTGTCATCAACGTCCTCACAC GAGAAGATTTCCAGCTTGGCAGGCAGGAAGATGCCCACGAGTTCCTACACTATACTGTCGATGCCATGCAGACAGCTTGTCTGAGTGGAAGCAGCGA GTTGGGCATGTCTTCTCAAGCAACTACCATCATCCATCAAACATTTGGGGGCTTTCTGAGATCCAGAG TCACGTGCTTGAGCTGCAAAGCAGTTTCCGATTCCTACGAGGCTTTCCTGGATGTCCCTTTGGATATAAAA GCAGCCTCTTCTGTCACTGCAGCTCTGGAGGACTTTGTGAGACCGGAGCAGCTGGATGGTGAAAACTGCTTTAAGTGTAGCAA GTGTGACAAGATGGTTGCTGCCTCCAAGGGGTTTACAGTCCATTGCGCGCCCAAGGTTCTCACAGTGTGTCTGAAAAAGTTTGAAGATTGCACCGGCAGGAAGATCAGCAAG GTTGTGGAGTATCCTGAGTACTTGGATCTTCAGCCATACATGTCCCAGACAGCCGGAGAAGTGCTCCTCTACTCCTTATATGCTGTCCTGGTGCATCGTGGTGACAGCTGTCGTGCAGGACACTATTTGTGCTACACAAAG GTTTCCCATCGCTATCTCGAGGGGCAGATTAAAAATCCATTGGAAATAAACCCGCGAGAGACCACGTGCTTCGCTACACGAACCTCTTCAGACGCAATCCTGGACCTGGGAAGAGTGGAAAAGAAATCCAAGGTCAACCCGGATGTGAAGACGCTTCATTACGGCCCTGGGCAGCTTTTTATTCATCTGGCTG GTGACGGGATTTGCGCCGGTCTTGTCTTTCCGGAGCGTGTCCTGAGATCCTTTGTCATCCCGAGCTTTGCCCTCTGTTCCGGCGAGGAGCGATGGCCGTGA